In Rhodamnia argentea isolate NSW1041297 chromosome 4, ASM2092103v1, whole genome shotgun sequence, the following proteins share a genomic window:
- the LOC115756335 gene encoding glyoxylase I 4: protein MASLLSPSPAVSLQNKVNHYKGNGLCTGGPHAATQRSAARRGGRCRLAAKAQATVEGATLMRGADAATNRNDIGFLSIHHVGILCENLERSLDFYQNLLGLEINEARPDDKLPYRGAWLWVGSEMIHLMELPNPDPLTGRPEHGGRDRHTCISIKDVSKLKAVLDKAGIPYTLSKSGRPAIFTRDPDANALEFVQLD, encoded by the exons ATGGCGTCTCTTCTCAGTCCATCACCTGCCGTATCTTTGCAAAACAAG GTGAATCATTATAAAGGTAATGGCTTGTGCACTGGTGGGCCACATGCTGCAACTCAGCGCAGTGCGGCTCGAAGAGGCGGCAGATGCCGTCTTGCGGCGAAAGCTCAAGCAACAGTTGAAGGGGCAACGCTAATGAGAGGAGCAGATGCAGCGACCAACAGAAATG ATATCGGATTCCTTAGCATTCATCACGTTGGAATCCTATGCGAAAATCTCGAAAGGTCACTCGACTTTTATCAAAACCTTCTCG GTCTCGAGATAAACGAAGCACGTCCAGATGACAAACTTCCCTATCGTGGTGCGTGGTTGTGGGTGGGTTCCGAGATGATTCACCTGATGGAGCTCCCAAATCCAGACCCTTTGACAGGAAGACCCGAACACGGGGGCCGAGACCGTCACACCTGCATCTCTATTAAGGACGTGTCTAAGCTGAAGGCCGTCCTTGATAAAGCTG GCATTCCTTACACCCTTAGCAAGTCAGGGAGGCCGGCCATCTTCACAAGAGATCCGGATGCAAATGCTCTTGAGTTTGTGCAGCTTGATTAA
- the LOC115756333 gene encoding UDP-glycosyltransferase 91C1-like: protein MDGQSKRNLHIAMFPWLAHGHFTPFLELSKFLSLHGHSISFLSTPKNIARLTQTHPKLPPSIRLVSLPMPLVDNLPSSAESTFDLDIDSVPYLKKAYDLLEPALTGFLSGGRVDCVIHDFASHWLPRAATQLGVSSVFFSTINATSLAFLGPPSELISGRYHKPEDLTCVPEWIPYESTACFRLHEVLRHRRCMDEEISDFCRLGHVVDGCDFVIVRSCHEFESEPLSLLPEIYQKPVIPIGLVTPAIREDEGHDHEKWRALKGWLDTKREKSALYIALGTEVILSSELMNELASGIEKSGLPFVWVVRNCPVPAGFEERVSDRGFVWAGWAPQTRILAHEAIGGFLTHCGWNSTIEALSRGRPLVLFSGGSSDQGLMARFLHEKRVGFEVPRNKADGSFTGDVVAESIRRVMAEPEGEPIRANAWAMKEVFGDMELQNKYMEEFVGILEKGATKEQKMEN, encoded by the coding sequence ATGGACGGCCAGTCGAAGCGCAACCTCCACATCGCGATGTTCCCATGGCTTGCTCACGGCCACTTCACTCCCTTCCTCGAGCTCTCCAAGTTCCTCTCCCTCCATGGCCACTCCATCTCCTTCCTCTCCACCCCTAAGAACATCGCTCGCCTCACCCAGACCCACCCCAAGCTCCCTCCCTCCATCCGCCTCGTCTCCCTCCCCATGCCCCTGGTCGACAACCTCCCGAGCTCGGCCGAGTCGACCTTCGACCTGGACATCGACTCAGTCCCCTACCTCAAGAAGGCCTACGACCTGCTCGAGCCGGCACTGACCGGTTTCCTCTCGGGCGGCCGCGTGGACTGCGTGATCCACGACTTCGCCAGTCACTGGCTCCCACGGGCTGCTACTCAGCTCGGGGTCAGCTCGGTGTTCTTCAGCACCATCAATGCGACTTCGCTCGCGTTCCTTGGCCCGCCGTCGGAGCTCATCAGCGGCCGGTACCATAAGCCGGAGGACCTGACCTGCGTACCGGAGTGGATCCCGTACGAGTCCACAGCTTGCTTCAGGCTCCACGAGGTGCTGAGGCACCGGCGGTGCATGGACGAGGAGATCTCCGATTTCTGCAGGTTGGGCCACGTGGTTGACGGCTGCGATTTCGTGATCGTAAGGAGCTGCCACGAGTTCGAATCGGAGCCGTTGAGCTTGTTGCCGGAGATTTACCAGAAACCCGTGATTCCGATCGGGCTAGTGACGCCGGCTATCCGAGAGGATGAAGGACACGACCATGAGAAATGGAGAGCCCTAAAAGGTTGGCTCGACACCAAGCGCGAGAAATCGGCGCTTTATATCGCGCTTGGAACTGAAGTGATTTTGAGCAGCGAGCTAATGAATGAGTTGGCGTCCGGGATTGAGAAATCCGGGTTACCGTTCGTTTGGGTGGTTAGGAACTGCCCCGTCCCGGCCGGGTTCGAGGAGCGAGTCTCGGACCGAGGATTCGTCTGGGCGGGTTGGGCCCCGCAGACTCGGATCTTGGCCCACGAGGCAATCGGTGGATTCCTGACGCACTGCGGCTGGAACTCGACCATCGAGGCACTGAGCCGCGGGCGGCCTCTAGTGCTGTTCTCCGGGGGGAGCTCGGACCAGGGCCTGATGGCCCGGTTTCTACACGAGAAGAGGGTGGGGTTTGAAGTGCCCCGGAACAAGGCGGACGGGTCGTTCACGGGGGATGTGGTGGCCGAGTCGATCCGGCGGGTCATGGCAGAGCCCGAGGGGGAGCCGATAAGGGCAAATGCATGGGCCATGAAGGAGGTGTTTGGCGACATGGAGTTGCAAAACAAGTACATGGAGGAATTTGTAGGGATCTTGGAGAAAGGCGCCACTAAGGAGCAAAAGATGGAGAACTAA